From Vagococcus jeotgali, one genomic window encodes:
- a CDS encoding ABC transporter permease, with translation MEIKKEEKFEKRLYFFQKINLNNIKNMDLKKKAIYKSTLIILLLLSFYSAGFFISDDLLQPDFSNKNLPPSFIHFFGTDWMGRDVFYRTLKGFNLSMTIGVLASLVSSLLAVFFGIISALGSERIDKMLSWVIDLMLGIPQLLLLILISVSVGAGIEGVVIGLILTHWISLARLIRGEVKKLKGQHYIKVSKRLGKSTWWIMIHHITPHILPVFLVGLILMFPHAIMHESALSFLGLGIPPEKPSIGVMLGDSLKYLSSGVWWAVIFPGIFLVITVLLTDRLVSYLNNIFET, from the coding sequence ATGGAAATAAAAAAAGAAGAAAAATTTGAAAAAAGGCTATATTTTTTTCAAAAAATTAATTTGAATAATATAAAAAATATGGATTTAAAAAAGAAAGCTATATATAAATCTACTCTAATTATATTATTATTGCTCTCTTTTTATTCAGCTGGTTTTTTTATTAGTGATGATCTCTTGCAACCTGATTTTTCTAATAAAAATTTACCCCCTAGTTTCATCCACTTTTTTGGAACTGATTGGATGGGTAGAGACGTTTTTTATAGAACATTAAAAGGATTTAATCTTTCAATGACAATTGGAGTATTAGCCTCTTTAGTAAGTTCTTTGCTTGCAGTTTTCTTTGGAATTATTTCAGCTCTTGGTTCAGAAAGAATAGATAAAATGTTAAGTTGGGTTATCGATCTAATGCTAGGTATACCTCAATTGCTACTCTTAATTTTAATTTCTGTGTCTGTTGGTGCAGGTATTGAGGGTGTCGTTATAGGACTTATCCTAACTCATTGGATTAGTTTGGCTAGACTAATAAGAGGTGAGGTAAAGAAATTAAAAGGTCAGCATTATATCAAGGTATCCAAACGATTGGGAAAATCAACATGGTGGATTATGATTCACCATATCACACCTCACATTTTACCTGTCTTTTTAGTAGGCTTAATTTTAATGTTCCCCCATGCTATCATGCACGAATCTGCGTTATCTTTTTTGGGGCTAGGTATACCACCAGAGAAGCCTTCAATAGGAGTTATGTTGGGAGATAGCTTGAAATACCTCTCTTCTGGAGTATGGTGGGCAGTTATTTTTCCTGGTATATTTTTGGTTATCACAGTCCTATTAACAGACCGATTGGTAAGTTATTTAAATAACATTTTTGAGACATAA
- a CDS encoding ammonium transporter, giving the protein MPDGINMGDTAFMILTTAMVLFMTPGLAFFYGGLARSRSVISLMMQSFISMGIVTMVWIFGGFGLAFGRDHGGVIGSITDFFALGNVGVEPHAMYGSTIPFIMFFAFQLMFCVITVPLMTGAFVGRMNMKGYIVFLIFWTLLIYVPVCHWIWGNGFLAKWGFVDFAGGTVIHTTAGFGVLASLLVLGKRIMKKGANTQPNNLMATAIGTGILWFGWFGFNSGGSLAANMVAATSFVNTLIGLSTAMVVWMIYAKLRRGKILFTDVLTGSVAGLATITPASGYIKPASAIIVGIVAGIICNLGVEFARKLDLDDALDVWGVHGVGGFTGTILIGFLADESVNKVTASPHQLWIQIAGVVLVAAYAFMITYLLLKILTKVMTVELSPEQQLEGLDKTLLQEQEFIKN; this is encoded by the coding sequence ATGCCAGATGGAATCAATATGGGTGATACGGCATTTATGATATTAACGACCGCTATGGTCTTGTTTATGACACCAGGATTAGCATTTTTTTATGGAGGTTTAGCTAGAAGTAGAAGTGTTATTTCACTAATGATGCAATCATTTATATCAATGGGTATTGTAACTATGGTCTGGATATTTGGTGGTTTTGGTTTAGCTTTTGGACGTGATCATGGTGGTGTTATAGGTAGTATTACGGATTTTTTTGCATTAGGTAATGTTGGAGTTGAACCTCATGCTATGTATGGTTCTACTATTCCTTTCATTATGTTTTTTGCTTTTCAATTAATGTTTTGTGTAATCACTGTCCCTTTAATGACAGGAGCATTTGTTGGAAGAATGAATATGAAAGGTTATATAGTATTCTTAATATTTTGGACTTTATTAATTTATGTTCCAGTTTGTCACTGGATATGGGGAAATGGCTTTTTAGCAAAATGGGGATTTGTTGATTTTGCTGGGGGGACAGTCATACATACGACAGCTGGTTTTGGTGTATTAGCTTCTTTATTGGTTTTAGGTAAACGTATCATGAAAAAAGGAGCCAATACTCAACCTAATAATTTGATGGCAACAGCTATCGGAACAGGCATACTTTGGTTTGGTTGGTTCGGGTTTAACTCAGGTGGATCACTAGCAGCCAATATGGTTGCAGCTACTTCATTTGTTAATACACTAATTGGATTATCAACTGCTATGGTAGTTTGGATGATTTATGCCAAATTAAGACGCGGTAAAATCTTATTTACAGATGTTTTAACTGGATCTGTGGCAGGTTTAGCAACAATAACACCAGCATCTGGATATATCAAGCCAGCTTCTGCCATTATTGTTGGTATTGTTGCTGGAATAATTTGCAATTTAGGCGTTGAGTTTGCTAGAAAGCTAGATTTAGATGATGCCCTTGATGTTTGGGGAGTTCATGGGGTAGGTGGTTTTACTGGAACTATTTTAATAGGATTTTTAGCAGATGAAAGTGTTAATAAGGTTACAGCTAGTCCACATCAATTATGGATTCAAATTGCTGGTGTTGTTCTTGTTGCAGCATATGCTTTTATGATTACTTATTTATTATTAAAAATCTTAACTAAAGTTATGACGGTAGAATTGAGCCCTGAACAACAATTAGAAGGATTAGATAAAACATTACTTCAAGAGCAAGAATTTATAAAAAATTAA
- a CDS encoding urease accessory protein UreE — protein MKKMIIKQSAGYIKDFDLSEDTILDVVKINSDHLTKKILRIKSEKGTTYGIDFSNSDEELESGMVIYQDNDKLVVLETIPEDVIVIVPKDINDMGIIAHLLGNSHKPIEVEDGEIILQYDSVIVDILKNLKIDFAVEKRSLKRALRHANFAHAH, from the coding sequence ATGAAGAAGATGATTATAAAGCAATCAGCTGGATATATTAAAGATTTTGATTTGTCAGAAGACACTATACTTGATGTTGTAAAAATTAATAGTGATCATTTAACAAAAAAAATATTAAGAATCAAATCAGAAAAAGGAACGACATATGGTATTGATTTTTCAAATTCTGATGAAGAGTTAGAATCTGGAATGGTCATTTATCAAGATAATGATAAATTAGTAGTTCTTGAGACAATACCAGAAGATGTCATTGTGATTGTGCCAAAAGATATTAATGATATGGGTATCATTGCTCATCTTTTAGGAAATAGTCATAAACCAATTGAAGTGGAAGATGGGGAAATTATTCTTCAATATGATTCTGTAATAGTAGATATATTAAAAAATTTAAAGATTGATTTTGCTGTTGAAAAAAGATCTTTAAAGCGTGCTCTTAGACATGCAAATTTTGCCCATGCACACTAA
- a CDS encoding ATP-binding cassette domain-containing protein, translating to MIEEVIKVNDLSISFDRYHTLLDQENIGTINKLSLTVNKGEILSIVGASGSGKSLLAHAILGILPGNSKVEGEIYFKNELINEKKMKEIRGKKIALIPQSINYLDPIVKIGKQLLLTNKDKMEELDHNMDRLGLDKSVKNMYPNELSGGMARRVLFLTAILSDADVIIADEPTPGMQVSQAIESLSILAELAKKEAKTIILITHDIDLAVDFSDRIAVFSDGQIVDLMSSQAFKEGPQDSWSHFSKQLWHSLPQHSFHDIS from the coding sequence ATGATAGAAGAAGTTATTAAAGTAAATGATTTATCAATTAGTTTTGATAGGTATCATACATTGTTAGATCAAGAAAATATAGGGACTATAAACAAGTTATCATTAACAGTAAACAAAGGAGAGATATTATCAATTGTTGGTGCAAGTGGTTCAGGGAAAAGCTTACTAGCGCATGCTATACTTGGGATTTTACCAGGTAACTCCAAAGTTGAAGGAGAAATATATTTTAAAAATGAACTTATCAATGAAAAAAAAATGAAAGAAATCAGAGGAAAAAAAATAGCTTTAATACCTCAATCCATCAATTATTTAGACCCAATAGTAAAAATTGGCAAACAACTTTTACTGACGAATAAAGATAAAATGGAAGAATTAGATCATAATATGGATCGACTAGGCCTAGATAAATCAGTAAAAAATATGTATCCAAATGAATTATCTGGTGGCATGGCTAGAAGAGTCTTATTTTTAACAGCTATCCTTTCAGATGCTGATGTTATTATCGCAGATGAACCAACTCCAGGAATGCAAGTTAGTCAAGCAATCGAATCATTATCAATTTTAGCAGAACTAGCTAAAAAGGAAGCAAAGACGATTATTTTAATCACTCATGATATAGATTTAGCAGTTGATTTTTCTGATAGGATAGCAGTTTTTTCTGATGGTCAAATTGTAGATTTAATGTCTAGTCAAGCCTTTAAAGAAGGGCCACAAGATAGCTGGAGTCATTTTTCTAAACAATTATGGCATTCATTACCTCAACATAGTTTTCATGATATAAGCTAA
- a CDS encoding ABC transporter ATP-binding protein, which translates to MNILKIKNLSFYYNEGQDILNDVSFEVTSGERLGIVGPSGFGKSTLAQIIAGFEKQVKGEILYNGRPIDEITPYPVQLIYQHPEKAINPKWKLSKLEDEMDKKISSSHKKKLELKEEWFDRYPAELSGGELQRFMVARALTVDSKFIIADEISTMLDALTQAKIWKFLLDDITKEKGLIIISHNQYLIDKLCTRVIDLEELMNK; encoded by the coding sequence TTGAATATTTTAAAAATTAAAAATCTATCTTTTTATTATAATGAAGGACAAGATATTTTGAATGATGTATCTTTTGAGGTTACTTCTGGAGAGCGCTTAGGTATTGTTGGCCCAAGTGGTTTTGGGAAATCAACCCTAGCCCAGATTATAGCTGGATTTGAAAAACAAGTAAAAGGGGAAATTTTATATAATGGTCGTCCCATTGATGAGATAACACCCTATCCTGTACAACTGATTTATCAACATCCTGAAAAAGCAATCAACCCTAAATGGAAATTGAGTAAATTAGAAGATGAGATGGACAAAAAAATTTCAAGTTCACATAAAAAAAAGTTAGAGTTAAAAGAGGAATGGTTTGATCGCTACCCGGCAGAACTCTCAGGAGGAGAATTACAGAGATTTATGGTAGCAAGAGCTTTGACAGTAGATTCCAAGTTTATTATAGCTGATGAAATTAGCACTATGTTAGATGCCCTAACACAGGCGAAAATATGGAAGTTTTTATTAGATGATATTACTAAGGAAAAAGGTTTGATTATTATATCTCATAATCAATACCTGATTGATAAATTATGTACTCGAGTTATAGATTTAGAAGAATTAATGAATAAGTAA
- a CDS encoding ABC transporter substrate-binding protein, producing the protein MRNKKTMLLSLLVFVLVGCGESTSEKEVSKSENSDSVVVALQQGSEPAEGLNPIYGWGTGTNPLIQSTLVEFDSKFNIVNDLATSYENIDDGYTWNFTIRDDATFTDGKPVTVDDVKFTFDQAMQSDSLVDLTNVKDVSIESNKKVMIKLKKPQRTFLNAVATLGIVPEHAYDEHYGEKPIGSGPYKFVEWKKGEQIILERNEDYYRDLPDIKQAVFVFMDEDSAYTAAKAGKVDVAVVTPFNVSKEVTGMKLKVLKTQDNRGITMPLSPANSGETEDGYPIGNDVTSELSIRKALAYGIDRKEMAENTVEGYASPAFSENDGTAWNNKEGIIQTDKPKAKKILKDDGWIEGKDGILEKDGKKAEFDMYYVAGDSIREAISNDVVTQAKELGIKVNIIGSNWDDITPKMFSNAVMMGWGSSNPYTSYSLFHSDNKLKTDFYNVEGYDNPVVDQYLEAALAAPTQDEMYENFKKAQWDGKTGTSMLGEVPWIWLLNIDHLYYVNEKLDIGEQPSHIHGASYPVIQNLKEWKWTDSSD; encoded by the coding sequence ATGAGAAATAAAAAAACAATGTTATTAAGTTTATTAGTCTTTGTTTTGGTAGGTTGTGGTGAATCAACTTCTGAGAAAGAAGTATCTAAAAGTGAAAACTCGGATTCAGTTGTCGTAGCGCTACAACAAGGAAGTGAACCAGCAGAGGGATTAAATCCTATATACGGGTGGGGAACAGGGACAAACCCCTTAATACAAAGTACATTAGTTGAGTTTGATTCGAAATTTAATATTGTAAATGATTTAGCAACATCATATGAGAATATAGATGATGGGTATACATGGAATTTTACTATTAGAGACGATGCAACATTTACAGATGGAAAGCCTGTTACAGTTGATGATGTCAAATTTACATTTGATCAAGCGATGCAAAGTGATTCTTTAGTTGACTTGACGAATGTTAAAGATGTTTCAATTGAATCAAATAAAAAAGTGATGATTAAGTTAAAAAAACCTCAGAGAACTTTTTTAAATGCAGTAGCTACTTTGGGGATTGTACCAGAACATGCTTATGACGAACATTACGGAGAAAAGCCGATTGGTTCAGGTCCATATAAATTTGTTGAATGGAAAAAAGGTGAACAAATTATATTGGAACGTAACGAGGACTATTACAGAGATTTACCAGATATTAAACAAGCTGTATTTGTATTTATGGATGAAGACTCTGCATATACTGCTGCCAAAGCTGGTAAAGTAGATGTTGCTGTGGTCACACCATTTAATGTCTCAAAAGAAGTAACAGGTATGAAATTGAAGGTTTTAAAAACCCAAGATAATAGAGGGATTACAATGCCATTGTCACCAGCTAATAGTGGTGAAACAGAAGACGGATATCCTATTGGAAATGACGTAACATCAGAACTTTCAATACGAAAAGCACTTGCTTATGGTATTGATCGTAAAGAAATGGCGGAAAATACGGTAGAAGGTTATGCAAGCCCAGCTTTTTCTGAAAATGATGGAACAGCATGGAATAACAAAGAGGGGATTATTCAAACTGACAAACCTAAGGCTAAAAAGATTCTAAAAGATGATGGTTGGATAGAAGGTAAAGATGGAATTTTAGAAAAAGATGGAAAGAAAGCTGAATTTGATATGTATTATGTAGCTGGTGATTCTATTAGAGAGGCTATATCTAATGATGTTGTTACCCAAGCTAAGGAGTTAGGAATCAAGGTTAATATAATAGGGTCGAACTGGGATGATATTACTCCGAAAATGTTTTCAAATGCAGTCATGATGGGATGGGGAAGTTCAAACCCTTATACAAGCTATTCTTTATTTCACAGTGATAATAAACTTAAAACAGATTTCTATAATGTAGAGGGATATGATAATCCTGTTGTTGATCAGTATTTAGAAGCAGCACTAGCAGCACCAACACAAGATGAAATGTATGAAAATTTTAAAAAAGCACAATGGGATGGAAAAACAGGAACATCGATGTTAGGGGAAGTACCTTGGATTTGGTTGTTAAATATTGATCACTTATATTATGTAAATGAGAAACTAGATATTGGGGAGCAACCGTCACATATTCACGGAGCATCATACCCTGTTATTCAAAATTTAAAAGAATGGAAATGGACTGACTCTAGTGACTAA
- a CDS encoding ABC transporter permease, producing MTKLMRLFSLILVATFISFMLIYLSPIDPVQQYVIGQGSISAEQRLNIAERWGLNEPPIKQYLNWLHQAIRGNFGTSIVYRQPVINVIMERAGNTFLLMFISWMISGIIGYITGCLMAMKRNSMLDKLLKNICLILSSIPSYWVALLLLIIFSVKLAWFPIGFSSPIGSTSDNVTFLQVLHHLFLPTITLIIFSFPSIALHTRENLIGILNSDYVLFSKARGLTGWEIFKFHGVKSTLGAAFILQFMSFAELFGGSVLVETVFSYPGLGSTITTASIKSDAPLILGITVFSILFVFLGNLLADILSQKLDPRVKSSSKKGIE from the coding sequence GTGACTAAATTGATGAGGTTATTCTCTTTAATTTTAGTAGCAACATTTATTTCATTTATGCTAATTTATCTCTCACCAATAGATCCTGTTCAACAATATGTTATTGGCCAAGGGAGTATTTCAGCAGAACAAAGGTTGAATATTGCCGAGAGGTGGGGATTAAATGAACCTCCCATAAAACAATACCTAAATTGGCTACATCAGGCTATTCGTGGGAATTTTGGAACGTCTATTGTATATAGACAACCAGTCATTAATGTCATTATGGAAAGAGCTGGTAATACCTTTTTACTCATGTTTATCTCCTGGATGATATCTGGCATTATTGGATATATTACGGGTTGCTTAATGGCAATGAAGCGTAATAGCATGCTTGATAAACTATTAAAAAACATCTGTTTAATTTTAAGTTCAATCCCTTCCTACTGGGTAGCTTTATTATTATTGATCATATTTTCAGTTAAACTAGCATGGTTTCCTATTGGTTTTAGTAGTCCTATTGGTTCAACAAGTGATAATGTCACCTTTTTACAAGTACTACACCATCTTTTTTTACCAACCATCACTCTAATTATTTTTTCTTTTCCATCGATAGCCTTACATACTAGAGAAAATCTTATTGGTATATTAAACAGTGATTATGTCCTATTTTCAAAAGCTAGAGGACTAACAGGTTGGGAGATTTTTAAGTTTCATGGAGTTAAAAGTACGTTAGGAGCAGCTTTTATTTTACAATTCATGTCTTTTGCTGAATTATTTGGAGGTTCTGTTTTAGTAGAAACAGTTTTTTCTTATCCAGGATTAGGCTCAACTATTACGACTGCTTCCATTAAGTCAGATGCACCACTAATATTGGGAATAACTGTTTTTAGTATTCTTTTTGTTTTTTTAGGAAATTTATTAGCAGATATTTTGAGTCAAAAGTTAGATCCTCGTGTCAAAAGTAGCAGTAAAAAGGGAATTGAGTGA
- a CDS encoding urease accessory protein UreF: MHTKYLDVFQICDSTFPIGTFNHSYGMESYLRDNRIDNSPTFEAWLNAFLKTQYTYGEGLLCKLVFEALKKNQQDDIWKYDRLITVSTTSKETREAAKLVSFRMIELLLALEDDSLLRIYQEKINSGEVFGNPAIVYAIAMREKDLSVDEMIVFYGYSLVSTMVQNAVRAVPLGQIDGQLIVKRSFDTLNNIAEIISSLDDSTLGANSPGIELSQVQHETQVFRLFMS; this comes from the coding sequence ATGCACACTAAATATCTAGATGTGTTTCAAATTTGTGATTCAACTTTTCCTATAGGAACATTTAATCATTCTTACGGGATGGAAAGCTATCTAAGAGATAATCGAATTGATAATTCCCCAACTTTCGAGGCATGGTTGAATGCATTTTTAAAGACACAATACACTTATGGAGAAGGCCTATTATGCAAACTTGTATTTGAGGCTCTAAAAAAAAATCAGCAAGATGACATTTGGAAATATGACCGATTAATAACAGTATCTACAACATCTAAGGAAACAAGAGAAGCTGCTAAGTTAGTAAGCTTTAGAATGATTGAACTACTTTTAGCATTAGAAGATGATAGTCTACTTAGAATATATCAAGAAAAAATTAATTCAGGAGAAGTATTTGGTAATCCAGCGATTGTTTATGCCATCGCAATGCGTGAAAAAGACCTTTCTGTTGATGAGATGATAGTTTTTTACGGATATAGTTTAGTTTCAACAATGGTACAAAATGCAGTTCGAGCAGTACCGCTTGGACAAATTGATGGTCAATTAATTGTGAAGCGCTCATTTGATACTTTAAACAATATAGCAGAAATTATTAGTAGTTTAGATGATAGCACTTTGGGTGCAAACTCACCGGGGATTGAATTATCACAAGTACAACATGAGACGCAAGTATTTAGATTATTTATGTCGTAA
- a CDS encoding urease accessory protein UreD — MDKEFQGIAHIEFMNREGCLVSDKVYNSGNSKVSSLIDLDHERLPCHFLIGMGGGLVEGEKYLLEIKVGRDARGIVSSQAPTYVYKCDNNLTTKQETNINIEKNGVLEYISDAVIPYKDSIYHQIVDINLDESSVLIYSDGITSGWSPDQKKFQYKQVKIKTNVYMDNILVCSDFILLNPVEADLTSIGYFEGFSNYGSMLIISPDVDKVFLEDLRKNVNQLKEDGIEWGASLLEVPGLSVRVLGDSDQMVQKMIMLIANFSRQRLLNSSHLSLRKNIY, encoded by the coding sequence ATGGATAAAGAGTTTCAAGGTATTGCTCATATTGAGTTTATGAACCGAGAAGGGTGTTTAGTCTCTGATAAAGTATATAATTCTGGGAATTCTAAGGTATCTTCCTTAATTGATTTAGACCACGAGCGTCTCCCATGTCATTTTCTAATTGGCATGGGAGGAGGGCTTGTTGAAGGAGAGAAATATCTTTTAGAGATAAAGGTAGGAAGAGATGCTCGAGGAATTGTTAGTAGTCAAGCACCAACATATGTTTATAAATGTGACAATAATCTGACAACAAAACAAGAAACAAATATTAATATTGAAAAAAATGGTGTTCTAGAATATATTTCGGATGCTGTTATACCCTATAAAGATTCAATATATCATCAAATAGTTGATATAAATTTAGATGAGAGTTCTGTTTTGATTTATAGTGATGGGATAACTAGTGGTTGGTCTCCTGACCAAAAAAAATTCCAATATAAACAAGTGAAAATAAAAACCAATGTATATATGGATAATATATTAGTTTGTTCAGACTTTATTTTATTAAATCCAGTAGAAGCAGATTTGACAAGTATTGGATATTTTGAAGGTTTTTCAAATTATGGTTCAATGCTTATCATATCACCAGATGTTGATAAGGTATTTTTAGAGGATCTAAGAAAAAATGTCAATCAATTAAAAGAAGATGGTATTGAATGGGGGGCATCTTTATTAGAAGTCCCTGGTTTATCAGTTCGTGTTTTAGGAGATAGTGATCAGATGGTCCAAAAAATGATTATGCTGATTGCAAACTTTTCACGTCAAAGGTTGCTTAATTCATCTCATCTATCTTTACGGAAAAATATTTATTAA
- the ureG gene encoding urease accessory protein UreG, which produces MKKPIIIGVGGPVGSGKTLLIERVTRAMADEYEFGVITNDIYTLEDAKFMAQNSVLDEDRIIGVETGGCPHTAIREDASMNFSAIENLKKEFDDLDIIFLESGGDNLAATFSPDLVDFSIYIIDVAQGEKIPRKAGQGMIKSDLFIINKIDLAPYVGADLDVMRIDTEKFRDENSFIFTNLKTDEGVKEVEDWIKKECLFEDLKDG; this is translated from the coding sequence ATGAAAAAACCTATTATTATTGGCGTTGGAGGCCCTGTTGGATCAGGGAAAACATTACTGATTGAGCGTGTAACACGTGCTATGGCAGATGAGTATGAATTTGGTGTTATTACAAATGATATTTATACACTGGAAGATGCTAAATTTATGGCTCAAAATTCTGTACTAGACGAAGATCGAATTATTGGAGTGGAAACAGGAGGGTGTCCTCATACTGCTATTCGAGAAGATGCTTCAATGAATTTTTCAGCCATTGAAAATTTAAAAAAAGAATTTGATGATTTAGATATTATTTTTTTAGAAAGTGGTGGTGATAATTTAGCAGCCACGTTTAGTCCAGATTTAGTTGACTTTTCTATCTATATCATTGATGTGGCACAAGGAGAAAAGATTCCTCGAAAAGCTGGTCAAGGTATGATTAAAAGTGATCTATTTATTATTAATAAGATAGATCTTGCGCCTTATGTCGGAGCTGATTTAGATGTTATGAGAATTGATACTGAGAAATTTAGAGATGAAAATTCTTTTATTTTTACTAATTTGAAAACAGATGAGGGTGTTAAGGAAGTAGAGGATTGGATTAAGAAAGAATGTTTATTTGAGGATTTAAAAGATGGATAA
- the ureC gene encoding urease subunit alpha yields MTFEMNRKDYSQMYGPTVGDSVRLGDTDLFAAIEKDYTVRGQESVFGGGKVLRDGMGVSATETREANLLVADLIITNAVIIDYTGIIKADIGVRDGKIIGIGKGGNPDNMDNIDFVVGASTEAVSAEGRIVTAGGLDTHVHMISPKLAQAALDNGITTLFGGGTGPADGTNSATASPGKWYIENMLRSVENWPVNVGILAKGIGENPRIISEQVEAGAAGIKVHEDWGATRSGIDRSLAVADAYDVQVAVHTDSLNEGGFVEHTIAAFGGRTIHTFHTEGAGGGHAPDIMVVAGHDNVLPSSTNPTNPYTINEISELFDMVMVCHNLNPKVPEDVAFAESRVRSQTIAAEDVLHDLGALSIMTSDAMAMGRTGEVVMRSWQLANKMKQQRGPLEGDSQYNDNNRIKRYVAKYTINPAITQGINDYVGSVEVGKYADLVIWDPAFFGSKPNIVLKSGMITYGVMGDAGSSLPTPQPRLMRDLFGAIGKANKETSITFVSTHAYDNDIKEKLGLEKIVLPVKNIRNLTKKDLKLNDYSPKTIEVDPQTYNVTIDGKLITCDPAKEVALAQRYYLY; encoded by the coding sequence ATGACTTTTGAAATGAATAGAAAAGATTATTCACAAATGTATGGTCCTACAGTGGGGGATAGTGTGAGATTAGGTGATACAGACTTATTTGCTGCAATCGAGAAAGATTACACAGTAAGAGGACAAGAGAGTGTTTTTGGTGGTGGAAAGGTTTTACGTGATGGTATGGGAGTTAGTGCTACAGAAACTAGAGAAGCTAATCTCTTAGTTGCAGATTTGATAATTACTAATGCTGTAATTATTGATTATACAGGTATTATTAAAGCAGATATTGGTGTCAGAGATGGCAAAATCATTGGTATTGGAAAGGGTGGGAACCCTGATAATATGGATAACATAGATTTTGTAGTAGGAGCAAGTACAGAAGCAGTTTCAGCTGAGGGAAGAATTGTGACAGCTGGTGGTCTAGATACCCATGTCCATATGATTTCTCCAAAATTAGCACAAGCTGCGCTAGATAATGGTATTACAACATTATTTGGTGGAGGGACTGGACCAGCTGATGGAACTAATTCAGCAACGGCTTCCCCAGGAAAATGGTATATAGAAAATATGTTACGTTCTGTGGAAAACTGGCCTGTTAATGTTGGGATTCTTGCTAAGGGAATTGGAGAAAATCCAAGAATTATATCAGAACAAGTAGAAGCTGGAGCAGCAGGAATTAAAGTTCATGAAGACTGGGGTGCTACTCGCTCAGGAATCGACCGCTCATTAGCTGTTGCTGATGCTTATGATGTTCAAGTAGCTGTCCATACAGACTCATTGAATGAAGGTGGATTTGTTGAGCATACTATCGCAGCTTTTGGAGGAAGAACAATTCATACATTCCATACTGAAGGAGCTGGAGGAGGTCATGCTCCTGATATTATGGTGGTAGCAGGTCATGATAATGTCTTACCATCATCTACGAACCCAACAAATCCATATACTATTAATGAAATCTCAGAGTTATTTGATATGGTTATGGTTTGTCATAATCTAAACCCTAAAGTACCTGAAGATGTTGCTTTTGCAGAATCTCGTGTAAGAAGTCAAACAATTGCAGCTGAGGATGTTTTACATGACTTAGGTGCTTTAAGTATTATGACATCTGATGCTATGGCAATGGGGCGTACTGGTGAAGTTGTTATGAGATCATGGCAATTGGCTAATAAGATGAAACAACAAAGAGGTCCACTAGAAGGTGATTCACAATACAATGACAATAATCGTATTAAACGATATGTAGCAAAATATACAATCAATCCAGCAATTACTCAAGGAATTAACGATTATGTTGGTTCTGTTGAAGTTGGAAAATATGCAGATTTAGTTATTTGGGACCCAGCCTTTTTTGGGTCAAAACCTAATATTGTTTTAAAAAGTGGCATGATTACTTATGGGGTTATGGGAGATGCGGGTTCAAGTTTACCAACTCCACAACCAAGATTAATGAGAGATTTGTTTGGAGCTATTGGTAAAGCTAATAAAGAGACATCTATTACTTTTGTATCTACACATGCTTATGATAATGATATTAAAGAAAAGTTAGGGTTAGAAAAAATTGTACTACCGGTAAAAAATATACGTAATTTAACTAAAAAAGATTTAAAACTGAATGATTATAGTCCAAAAACAATTGAGGTAGATCCTCAAACTTATAATGTAACAATAGATGGGAAATTAATTACATGTGATCCAGCTAAAGAAGTAGCACTAGCTCAACGTTATTACTTATATTAA